The genomic stretch CAATTGGCCTTATTTCACTACCTGTGACGGCGGGACGGCACCCAAGCAGAAGACTGTAATGGTAGACTTCTTGGTCATTGACCGACCTGGTGCTTACAATGCTATCATAGGTCTTCCTgctttgaataagttgaaggccGTAACTTCAACATAccacttgatgatgaagttcccAACTAAGGAAGGAGTTGGAGAACTAAGGGGGGAACAGACTTAGGCGAGAAGATGTTACAATACATCTCTCAAGAAGGCCTCGAATCCAACTCCTATAGTAATTGGTACAGTAGGTGGTAAAGGTAGGAATGAGCCTAAGGGAGAGCCAGCCGAGCCATTAGAAGACATAGTGGTCGGTGaaggaaaatttttgaaaattgggaCACAAATCAGTCCCAGGGTCCAAGACGGTCTTGTCACCTTCCTTCGACGGAACTTAGAAGTTTTCGTGTGGACCCATGGAGATATGCTAGGAATCAGTCCTGAAGACATTCTTCACCAACTCAACGTGGATCGAAGTATGAAGCCGGTGAAGCAAACGAGAAGAACGTTCGCTCTTGAACGGAATATATGGCTATAGCTGAAGAAGTAGAGAAGCTTCTCAAGGCTCGTTTTATTGAGGAAGTTTATTATCCCGATTGGTTAGCCAACGTAGTATTGGTTAAAAAATCCAATGGAAAATAGAGGATGTGCGTGGATTTTACCGACCTCAACAAAGTTTGTCCAAAAGACAGCTTTCCATTACCCCATATCGATGCATTGGTGGACTTGACAGCGGGGTATGGCTTACTCAGCTTTATGGACGCTTTCTCTAGTTACAACCAGATATATATGCATCAAGAAGATCGTGAAAAAATTGCATTCATAACCGACCGAGACCTGTACTGTTACAGACTCATGCCTTTCGGTTTGAAGAATGCAGGGGCAACATACCAGAGACTGGTTAACAAAATGTTTTGTGACCAGATCGGATGGAATATGGAGGTATACGTTGATGACATGCTAGACAAGAGTGTGCTACTGCAGAACCATGCACTCAACTTGCAAAAAACGTTTGTAACCTTGAAGAAGTacgggatgaagttgaatccctcGAAATGTGCATTTGGAGTCTCATCGGGAAAGTTCCTCGGTTACATGGTGTCGAGCCGAGGAATAGAGGCTAACCCCGAGAAGATACAAGCTGTCTTAGACATGTAGTCTCCAAAAACTTTGAAACAACTCAGGAATTAAAGGGAAGAATAGCGGCACTAAATCGGTTCATTTCACTATCAATCGATAAGTGTcttccattttttaaagtcttatgAAAGGCCTTTGAATGGACGGACGAATGTGAGGAAGCCTTCGGACAGCTAAAAAAGTATCTAATGAGCTCACCTTTGCTAAGCCAGACGAGGCTTGGGGAAGCACTGTATCTGTACTTAGCTATGTCTCCCACAGCTGTGAGTGCAGCATTAATCCGAAAAGAAGATGGAATTCAGAGGCCTGTGTACTTCATCAGTAAAGCCTTAAGGGGCGTTGAAGAAAGATATCCCCAGATGGAAAAACTGGATTTCGCCTTGATTATAGCGTCTAGAAAACTCCGACTCTACTTTCAAGTGCATACTATAAGGGTATTAACTGAGTATCCTTTGAAGAAGGTTTTAAGAAAGCTAAATCTATCGGGAAGATTAGCTAACTGGGAAATTGAACTGGGAGAATTTGACATTGAGTTTCTCCCTCGGAATTCTCTCAAAGGTCAAGCACTGGCTGATATTTTGGCAGAGTTCACTAATTTGCCGGATGTGACAGGTTGGCCGAATGATGAAACATGGGTAATTTATGTTGATGGATCATCTACGAAGAAGCACGGTGGAGCTAGAATAATGATGATTACCCCGAATGGGGAAGAACTGTGCAGTTCCTTGAAggtaaaatttaaaactacaaaTAACGAAGCCGAGTATGAGGCAGTTCTGGCAAGACTTGGTTTCGCTCGAGAAATGGGTGCTAAATTCGTAGAAGTGCGAAGTGATTCCCAAGTCATCGTTGGTCATGTTCGAGGTGAATTCGAAGCCAAGGGGGAAAAGATGAAGTTATACTTGTCGAAAGTACAAGAAATGCAAAGTTTATTTGAGAGGTTCAGCATTGTCAAAGTTTTGAGACCTGAGAATGAGAGAGCAGACAGGTTGGCCCGAATAGCCTCGGCAGCGAATGGGGAGATTGAAGACGAGACACCTGTCCAAATTCTTCCACAGTCATCCATTATCGAGACGGTGTCGGTCTCAACAACCGAGACCATACCCAATTGGCAATTGGAAATCATGGAATACCTGGAAAAAGGAGTCCTCCCGCCAGATCGAAAGTCGGCTATTCAGTTCAAAATAAGAGCTGCATGGTTTACGATGGTAAATGGAATTCTTTACAAGAGGGGTTTCATGTTACCACTCCTCAAGTGTGTTTCAAAAGAAGAGGGAAATTATATTCTCAGAGAGATCCAAGAAGGGATCTGAGAGCCACTCTGGAGCTAGAATACTAGCGCACAAAGCAGTTCGAGCGggtttctattggcccaacATGAATCGGGACTCGGTAGAGTTAGTTAGAAATTGTGACAAATGCCAAAGATTCACTAATGTCACTCACCAACCCCCTGAAAACCTGAGTGCAATCTCTTCACCTTGGCCCTTctcacaatggggggtagatatagtgggACCATTGCCTCAAAGCAGGGGAGGTGTACGGTTTGTGGTTGGCGCTGTGGATTATTTCACTAAATAGGCAGAGGTTGAAGCCTTAATAAATATCACAGCCAAGGCAATAGAACGGTTTTTGTGGAAGAGCATCATATCCCGGTACGGCATTCCCCATGCATTCGTCACAGATAATTGATGtgcgccaaatattgcatatttggacccctaatttacttgtgttaatcctttagctgtgttattatctgatgttctgtgttagttttgtgtttttagtattttgtaggtgttgaagaaaaaaatactttttggaagaaaacatactttgagaagacctagatgatgtggttaagtttaaccaaatccaagaaatgggtaaatcggattaaggataagattgaataaaatttcgaattggattcaaattcagattctatacgtctcagtattttgaccataacttttcgttcacatatccgattgaggtgattcaagtggcgttggaaagctaactcaaaatactacaattcattgtgaaataggattttgctaattcggacgtttactattccaaaatcgtcccgtaattaaatggtacaaacctggacgaattgtatccgatttcaacttgtaaaaccctaagttttaggtctataaatagggaattatcagattagttgaggggactacgaatttgaagattgcagaggagaaagaagagagtttaaggttttcctaacttttgaatctctactttgtgattcttatttgtaagtactcgattttacattatgaattcaatcaattttgttttgtctttcaataacatgagaggctaaaccttcaactaaggttgaagatgaagcctcacttatgattagcaactttgtttcatgtatgtaatatttcccaatttaatggtttaattgctctattgttttacttctaatcaattggattgaataactcttggatatcttttgtgattcaaggatacacttgatgatttaagattattcaatataattgattgcttggttttctttgttaaaaattggatttcccctgtgatttattctctggatacaattgatgttttgataaagattggatattttcttgtgatttctggatacagttaatgatttgatcgaatattggatttcttttgtgattcgggttatgaatggatacatgagatcttttgattaattctttgaagcaatagtaaaacaaacttaagatttatatgtgagaactttggagaatattatagatcatgaaattatgttgttatgaatttgtgagtgcggattccgaaaccttagtgcttcgtcataagattttaaTCCCTTTAAATTgttcatgcttttgctttttcattcaaacaaaaaaatctctcaaaaatttggaactagattagggtttaattaatttagatttaaaattgctttcaagaatacaattccctgtaggttcgacctcgcacttgcaatccattaactacaattgattcgtgcacttgcgagttaaataaatttgcacaacaagtttttggcgccgttgccggggacttgtttattttttgaaaccaatttatttctaaattagttttattcttctactagttataattaagattttatttttctgcaatttgttttgttttattcgtgttactaataaataaaaaaaaataaaaaaagatttttctttttgttttttgttgttgttttgtttgtgttacagccctgctacgatcgagcacacttgtggccaagacagcaaccgcaacagttcagtagatttttgccataatcttttggtccttttttgtgagtttttagtttctgtttaaattaatttctgcttgcaattgtgtttagttagtttaatataatttaatttagttcaattcatttcagtttttagtttattaGTTTGTTAGCTTGTTAGCTTGTTAGTTCCTATTTGCATGTTCGGTCGTAGGGCTTTAAATCTGGAGTTAAACGCTTTTGATcctgaaattgaaagaacagcgagagagaatctaagacagccaccaaactcacccaccaattctcaaagttccgagtctgattcagaaaagtctgttaagatgggagaacgaaaTCAACCTAGATCCCTCAGGGAGCTGTTCGTACCCAATATTACCAACACACcatcgtgtatagtgttgccagctACTCGCTTCGAGTTGAAGCCGAGTACAATAGGCCACCTTCCTgcatttagaggattagagaatgaggatccatatgttcatgtgaggatttttttggaaatttgcgacattgttaatacgcaaaatgccccagcagaagcggtgcgtcttcggttattccctctgtccctacatgatagggcgaaatcctggctactcaacaatagacctggatctatcacttcttgggatatGCTGCAAAGCAAATTTTACAACAAAttcttcccaatttccaaaatcaataacctccgtctacagatcaccaatttcagacagaaagaaggggaaagattcaccgatagttgggagaagtttaaagagcttactataaaatgcccaccccacgggtttgagaatgaggtgcttgttcaaattttctataGGGGACTAACACCAAGTGAGCGAAACTCACTTGAGACtatgaatggtagagaattcttaagtcttactgGGGATGAAGCCTATAAGACTTTGGACGAAATGGCTGAACGagcacaacaatgggattttcaagattGTTGGGACAGACAACAACCCGCTCCCAAGACAGGAGGCATCCATGAGGTGAGGAATGATGCTGAATTAAGGGAAGAGTTCAAGGTTCTCAGGCGTCAGTTTGacactatggtcttaaacaaatcAGTGAATGCAGCAGATACTTACCAAGTTGATGCATGCGGGTTATGTGAGAGTCAAATGCATTTCACTCAAAACTGCCCAACTCTGTCAACAGAGTATCCAactgagcaagtcaatgccttcaatgagtaCAGAAAACCCACAACTGGACCGTCTTCTGAaacttacaatccagggtggcggaatcaccctaatttctcttggaagcagaatcaACCACTGAACTAGAGAGATACATCCATTCAAGCTCAGAATCAGTTCAGGCCATCTCACCAAACTCAACCTCCTGCTTATCAATCCACCACTCAAgggccacagcctgcaccacagtcatcactggaagacatgatgaaagcattcatgcaatcaatggataagaacatacaagatatgaagaatgctaCCATGAGTAATTcccaagctgtacaggagctgaggaattccaacatggctaatggcagagacatacaagaacttaagcaggccatgatcaaggtagaaggacaagttggccatatagcaaatcaagtgggggaaagagaaagagggaagttccctagtcaacctgtgcctaacccaaaagggcaatttgtgatTTGAAGTTCCTCTGCCTCTACGCATGGTCAGGATCAtgtacaagccatcaccactttgaggtcaggcaaacaggtggataatcaagtggtcatgcctgaagaggccactaaggctgcagaagagaaggaaaacctggACAAGCCTACGGAAGACACAGGACCGGACATTGCCATTCCGATTACTGAGGATCCTTCCAAAAAGTATATACCCAAGGCTCCGTATCCAGAAAGACTGAAACTGCCAAAGAAGAGCTCGAAGTtcaatgatattttggaagtgttcaagcaagtgcagataaacattccattcctagatgccatccagcaagtgccttcttatgccaaatttctgaaggatttggtcaccatcaagagaaagacgaacgtccccaagaaagctttcctgactgagcaggtcagctctatcttgcaatacaagatgcctgtaaagtataaggaccctggatgtcctaccattgcttgcaagattggtgacaaTCGAGTTGAGAAAGCTCTGTTGGATTTGGGTGCCAGTGTAAATCTACTGCCATATTCAGTATTTGTTCAGTTGGGATTGGGAGAattgaaatccacttcaattacacttcagttggctgacagatctgtgaaggttccaaggggaattattgaagacgtgctgatcaaagttgataagttctactacCCTGTGGACTTCATTGTCTTAGATACAGAGATGGaaaatgcagaaattcaagttccaatcatattagggcgtccctttttagctacggctaatgccctaatcaactgtagaactggagtcatgaagatatcatttggaaacatgacagtggaactgaacatctttgatatcagcaagcagaccatttgagtatgaggaggtcagaagcacatgcttaattgaggagatagtagagaaaactgtcaatgaaCCAGATATTGAAGACCCCTTGGGAGAATGCCTGATTGCACTGGGAAGTGACATGGCACTGGACACTTTATTGGAACAAGTTGACGCCTTGTTAGACTCAACGCCTGAGATAAAGACGGAGACTACAAAAATTACTTTGACATCGTCCcctgatccatcttcattagcagttgagcctgtcaagcgggagttgaagcctctaccagACACCCTGAAGTACAAGTATCTGGATCCTATAGAATCTCTGCCTGTGATCATTGCTGCCGATTTGGATAGTGATCAGGAACATGAGCTGttagaagttttgagagagcataaagaagcaatcgggttgtcaatagaagatatcaaaggaatcagccctacagtagtgatgcataagattcatctggaagaaaatgctaaaacttctcgcgagccacagagacggttgaatccggccatgcaagaggtagttcgagcagaggtaattaaacttctggatgcgggaatcatatacccaatctctgacagcaaatgggtgagtcccattcatgtggtgccgaagaaggcagggattacagttatcaagaacaaggaaaatgagttggtccccactcgtgtgcagtcaggatggagagtgtgcattgactacaggaagttaaatgccgtgacaagaaaagaccattttcctctacctttcatcgatcagatgttggagagattggcaggccatgagtactactgtttccttgatggttactccggctacaaccaaattccactggaccccgaagatcaagagaagactactttcacttgtccgTTCGGTACGTTTGCCTATCGCCGTATGCCGTTTGGATTGTGCAATGCACCCGCCACTTTTCAGCGATGTATGATCAGcatcttttcagatatggttgaacgtcacctggagatcttcatggatgacttctcagtctttggttcatcatttagggaatgtctacatcatctcacattggtgctggtacggtgcaaggagaagaatttggttctgaattgggaaaaatgccacttcatggtgaaacaaggaattgttttagggcatgtaatttcccacaaaggtattGAGGTTGACAGAGCTAAGGTTGATCTGATATCTAACCTTCCGCCCCCGCGGACAGTTAAGGAGGTTCGGTCATTTCTgggacatgctgggttctacagaagattcatcaaggacttcagcaagatagcaagacctctatgtaatctattggcaaaagatgttccttttgacttcaatgacaagtgccaaacagcctttgagattctgaaaaagaccttaacttctacaccaatcattcagccacctaattggggggttccgttcgagataatgtgtgatgcctctgattatgctatgggagccgttttgggtcagcgagtagagaagattccgcatgtcatatactatgccagcaagactctgaatgatgcacaacttaactactccactactgaaaaggagttgttagctgtagtgtttgctttggataagtttagatcttacttgctaggGTCTAAAGTCATAGTCTACTCGGATCATGCTGCACTAAAATAtctattgtcaaagaaagatgctaaatctcgtctcatccggtggattctgttgctgcaagagtttgata from Corylus avellana chromosome ca1, CavTom2PMs-1.0 encodes the following:
- the LOC132167505 gene encoding uncharacterized protein LOC132167505; amino-acid sequence: MSSPLLSQTRLGEALYLYLAMSPTAVSAALIRKEDGIQRPVYFISKALRGVEERYPQMEKLDFALIIASRKLRLYFQVHTIRVLTEYPLKKVLRKLNLSGRLANWEIELGEFDIEFLPRNSLKGQALADILAEFTNLPDVTGWPNDETWVIYVDGSSTKKHGGARIMMITPNGEELCSSLKVKFKTTNNEAEYEAVLARLGFAREMGAKFVEVRSDSQVIVGHVRGEFEAKGEKMKLYLSKVQEMQSLFERFSIVKVLRPENERADRLARIASAANGEIEDETPVQILPQSSIIETVSVSTTETIPNWQLEIMEYLEKGVLPPDRKSAIQFKIRAAWFTMVNGILYKRGFMLPLLKCVSKEEGNYILREIQEGI